ATACGGTAATtttcaattttatgtttcaaaaagAATTGCAGATATAAatgcaaaagttacagattgcagctttatgATTCTTTATATTCCTTTATTGGCTTAATGGCTTCTGTAAAATCTATGGGtgtgtctcaatcagctcccttgttcagtagtcagggcactgaTCAGGGAGTCAACCATTTTAAGGGCTGTCTCATTCGCAAAATCATTCCAGTGCACTGAAACGTTCattccctaaaaattcccacaatgcaccacaACAACCAGGGAGCATTGATGCTCCCCTTACCGGAAATcatgcatttaataaaaattagGAGCAGTGATCTAACATATACTCTACCTCCTTACGCAAAAGTTGGTGTTTAACTGGATTTACCCTATATGGATTTTGTTTAATAGGGACAGCTTGACCTACGTCAATGTCAAAGGACAAATGAGAGTCCAAATCAGCCAGAATTTGGCAATCTACTCTGAGCAATTTTAGTGACAGCGACACAGTTTTCTGTCTCACTAGATAGAACATTAAATATAGCCAAGGCCTTAACCTCTGTAACAGCCGTCTAATAACGATCAAAGTAAGGCTTTAATAAATTCACATGGCACACACAGGTTTTCATTTTATGATCTGGAGTCTTAATAAAATAGTTACACTCACCAACTTGCCTATCAATGGTATATGGACCACTGTATTGAGCCTGCAAAGCAGAACCCGGTATTGGTAAGAGCACAAGCACTTGGTCTCCTGAACAGAACACACGATGCTTAGCCTTTCGATCATACCAAGTCTTCATCTTCCCCTGAGCTGCTTTCAGATTTTCTTTAGCCAGTTCACATGCCCTACTAAGCCTGAAACGAAAATTAGACACATAGTCAAAGAGGTTAATAGGAGTGGAATGCTCAACATCTAACCACTTCTCCTTTACCAATTTCAAGGGCCCCCTCACAGTATGGCCAAACAGAAGTTCAGCTGGACTGAAACCAAGGGACCACCTCTCTAACTGCAAAGAGGAGTAATGTAATGCCATCATCCCAGTCCCTCTCAAACTCTTTGCAGTAGGTCTTCAGCATTGTCTTGAGAGTTTGATGGAATCTCTCAAGGGCACCATGACTCTTTGGATGAGATTTGGATGAGATGTTGTGCTGAATAGATAACTGCTTTAACAACTGGGAGAAAAGGCGTGACATAAAATTAGACCCTTGATCAGGTGAACAACTCTTGGTAGCCCAAACACTGTGAAAAACTTAATAAGGGCTTTAGAAATGGCAGGGGCTGTGACCTTACGCAATGGAACGGCTTCAGGAAACCGTGTTGCTGCACACATGACTTTGAGAAGATATTGGTTACCTGACTTGGTACTTGGTACACAGTCAATCAAAACATGTTCAAATGGCTCTCCAATGGCAGGAATAGTATGTAATGGGGCTGCAGGAATAGATGGGTTAGGTTTACCTGTAATCTAACAAACATGACATGATCTACAAAACAGGCCAAAAAAATGCCTTGACACACAATCCAAAGTTTTCCTGATACCCAAATGGCCAGACAGACAAAAATCCTGAGCAAGATACAATATGTCAGACCGATAAACTTCTGGAACCATCACCTGAAGCACGCTACTCCAGTCATCCTCACTTGACATTTTTGGATCTGTCCACTTTCTCTTCAAAACACCATCACTAACAAAATAACCAGAAGCTAGATTTGATAGTGCTTCATCTgacactacatttacatttaagcatttggcagatgctttaatccaaagcgacttgcattgcattatactacacatttgtttctaagtatgtgcaatacttgggatcgtacccatgaccttggcgttgctaacgccatgcgctaaccactgagctacaggaaagccttTTCTATATCTTCAAACATTGATGACAAAGTAGAGTCTTGTTTTTGCTCAAGTATTAACTGCTCACGAGATGGAAACATCTTTCCAAACCCTGTCAAGTTCATGTCACCTTGGGCCATAAAAGTATCATAAAGTAGAATAACAGATTGATTGTTGGAAGGCTTACATTCGAAATGCCTCTTGGTCGATATGGCACGAGTAGTTGCACAAAAAGGAAAAGTTTCTGGAAATGCCAATTCAAGCTCATCTGGACTATCTGACTTGTGGACAGTACATGTTACTTCAGGGACAGCTAGCACTTTACCACCAGCTAAATCATTCCCTAAAATAAAGGACACACCATCTATAGGATTCTGGGAACAAAGTGCAACAACAACATCCCCAGAGACTAAATCTGATAACCAAAAATCCTCCACCAAAACCTTTGACAAGTACCTCTGGACTTTGAGCTGATGTATCATTAAAAGGAAAGACATCACGAAGAACCACAGATTGAAAAGCTCCAGTATCTCTCCAGGTCTTGATAGCTTGTCTTTGTTCCAGgtcagaagacagacacacaataccatccatcaAAAATGATGATGAGCCAGCTAACTCACCTTTCTAGCATAGAATATTAGCATCAGAGGATAAAAGCTTTTAAAAGGTCCACAATAGCACACAGCTACAAAATTAACAATAAGCATCAGAAAATGCTCTCTTAAACAAAGCTTTAAAACTTTTAAGCACAAAAGTAGAACTAGAAATCCCTGCAAACTACAAACACAGGAGGTTACTCACCCCAGACAAGCAAACACTTTCTTATACAACTGATCAGTAATCACAAATATCTAAAGACAAATACTGGGCATTAGTCTACACTAAAGTCCACAAAGGAACTTGCACACAAAAGCTGCTAACACACTAAAGTCCTAAGTTAGGATCATGAACCAAATAAACTAAGTGCCTCAAAATGTTTAACTCACCTAACTTACATATTCCCTTTTCAgtcctttacaaaaaaaagtaaagtgaGCTTGGTTACTGAGCCCAAACATAATACAAAACACATAAGACACCCAGATACCTGCCTATTATTTTCTAACTCCTATCTATCTTCTGAGGTGTACCGGGCACGAGGCGACTTTTAAAGCAAAAACTCAGCAACTGTAGGCCATATAATCAATGGTCACACAGTTGTGAACTGCTTACCCCCGACAGAGAACAAGTCTCCACCCAGAATAAcctctaaaataaaaaaggaaaaataacaaaagagtGAACCGATGGAAGGACTGAATCTTAAACCCAGCTGGAACTCTCACCCtaatcaaaaacaaacaaatgctttttacaaaaaaaaataacGAGCCCCCATTATGTTACCCTGGCTCTAGGGAAGCAACATAAAGGACACAAAGACCTAATTTAATAATCGACCATATTTGTGCACAGATATGTAACAGaataattaaagtgtttttcataTGTACTTCAAACAGTATACTGAATATACacattacatatatatatatatatatatgtcacgGAATCACCAGGCTCTCACACCACTCCCTCACTAAGCTCACCCCGACTGATCACCGCCACCTGCACCTCATCACAGCTCTCATCAGCACCACTATATAACACTCCCCATTTCCCTCAGTCAGCGTCTGGTCTCGAATGTGATACGGACTCTCTATGTGTTACGGACTCTCTATGTGTTACGGACTCTCTATGTGTTACGGACTCTCTATGTGTTACCCACCTGAGTTACTTACTTGCTCTCCTACGTTGAAGTCTCCAAGTCTTTTCCGGTTGTCCTCTTGTTGTCTTCCAAGTCCAAGCTCCACATATCCACTCTGCACCTCACGGATCCCTAGCCCGTAATCCACGATCTCCTGCAACACAAGGACGGTATTATTATTCAGTTCTACCAGTCAGCAGCccttatatacatacatacatgtttGCTTGCCTATGTGTGTCAATAAAACCTTGTTGAAGTTCTTACCCATCGTCTGCCTAGTGGTTCTGTTacaatttactgtatatattatataatatatataaatatattaaaaaaaataaagtcagagaGATGTCAGTTTTGCCTGTTGTTGATAATTACCAGCTGTGAAGTACTGTAGCCTATCACAACACGCTTAAGCAGTCacatcacagaaaaataaatgaacagtgTCCCAATGTGAAGTGAGTCAGGGTAATTACCAGTGTCAGAACCCTTGTACACGATATACTGATTGATGATCTTGTGAGATAGGGACCTGATTGAGACACAGCCTATGTCTTTTGACTAATGTAATTGTAAAATCACACACCACAACAGAGAGAGCCCATCATTCGTATTTTGGCAGTGGACCGGTCACCACCAATGCGTTACATCAGCATCAGCAAGGGAGGAACACTTGCAGTGTGGAATAGTAGTCTTAACATCACAAAGCAACTGAGGGTAAAGTATCAACACTGAAATGAATTTCTTTGCTTTATATTTTCAACAAACTTAACTATAGGATTATTTGATGGTTAACATTTCAGAAACCTCTCTTTAATTTGTGCAGATGTGTGCTGAACCCTCTGATAAAACAGAATTGGGAAGGTGTTGTATTACAGATGGCATTTACATGGCCAATGTCCACAAGATCGCTGTGGCAACAATGAGCAGGGGCATTCACTTCTTTGACGTTGCCACCACAAACTGTTTCGAGCAGTTTCATTTATTTGGTATTCACCAGTAAACAACTACCAGATGTAAAAGTTTGCTATTGCACTTACATTATGGCCTTGTTGACTCCCTGTTTTTTAGGACTGAATCATTTCGCCACTGCTCTGAGTTATTGGTATGACAAAGAGGTTTGTCACTTTTTAAACACCAGTGTTGAACCAGAATTAATTTAAGGCTTGTTAAGTCTCTGTGTATGTCATTTTGTTGTGATTCTTGTCTATCTAGGATCCAGGAGAGAAGTGTGTGCTGATGTGGGGAGATGAGAGTGGCTCTGTAAATTTGTTCTGGTTTCTTCAGCCTTCAAAGGGACTCTTTGAGACAAAATTCACCAAGCAAACAGCCTCCGTGCCTATTTTTATGCCAGTAAGTGTCTTCATTGGGTAAATTCAGCTTGTAGCTGTATACAGTAAGCTATATAAAGATTCAGCATTGTACTGCATCATATGTGCAAAGTGTGCTTCAAAAAGTTACCTATAGCACAATTACaatttattgtattgtaataaAATTGCAATTAGTAAGATACAATACATTtattggaggatctattgaaagaaatgcaacacgctctaaaaaatgttgggttgtttgaACCCATCATTGGGTCAGAAATGGACAaccccaactgttgggttaaattaactaTGGTTAATTATGGTTATTTTTGACCCAAATCAGCAtcttgggttgaaacaacccaacaaaggttaatttataacccaacggttgggtttgtccatttttgaacGCTGGGTTCAAATAACCCAAGGGTCAAAATCACTATAAAGTGCCTTTGAGACTTCAAAATTTCCTAAATTAAATTCTGGGATTTTCCATTTAACTTCATATTTGTTATATTAAGGAGTCCTTACGCTGTTAGAAAtatatgttccctttctgtcggtctctcgacgttgtgtcgaaccgacagaatggggtttgatcttgagaacctatcatctccgattgtactttttaaaggccaatgaagttggcTAATGGCGttgcatgccagtctccgccccgtactataaaaaggaagatggcgtgcccattcattcacctttttgttcttcggaacctgctgaGCTTATGCTGACAGCATCTACTCGGATTGAAGAGAAACTACTGGATTCTACGACGCAGAGCAGCGGATTCGTCCTGGTGTGTGAAATTTCCCCTTGGCGTTTTGGTAGCGAGCCGACGGTGTCTACGAGAGCAAATTTCCttgaaagagcaaatttctcacagcGTGCACTTGCCGACAGGCATGTCTCGTCGCTGTAACCTCGGATGTGGCCGGCTCGGATGTGGCTGGATTCTTGGTACCTGGATACCTCCCTGTACCTTTTATCCCAGAGGTGCAAGAAGAGCTCACGAAGACCTGGCACACCCCCTTTTTGGCGCGTACATGTCAGACGAGCTTGGTCGCCCTGACTTCCCTCGACGGCAGGGAAGCTAAGGGCTATGTCGATGTACCCCAGGTTGAGCGTGCCGTCACAGTACACCTGGGCTTGATCGGCCGCCACCTGGAGGGaccgaccaaggctcccttccaaaGCATGTAAGTTTTCgtcatctctggtgtcgaaagCTTACACTGCCGCGGGTCAAGCTGCCTCCGAGCTtcatgccatggccatcctgcacgTCCACCAGACTAAGGCATTGAACAGACTGGACGAGGGAAAGCACGACTCAGCAGTTATGCAGGAACTGCGCACagccactgacctcgctctacaggAAACCAAGGTGACGGTGCAAGTGCTGGGTCGAACAATGTCCAAtctggtggtccaggagagacacctttGGATAAAACTTGCGCAGATGAgagacgccgagaaagtccgctttctcgatgcgcccatcgcgcagggtgggctgtttggtgacacggTCGAGGACATTTCCCAACAGTtttcgacggtgaagaagcagacggaggccatcaaGCACATCCTACCCTGCCGCGACCTGGTCCCCAGCAGGGCGTAGAGGTCCCGGAcgctgtctgcttcccagcagtcCTGCTCCTCCGTTCCTCCTGCCCCGGCTCCAGCGCCCCCTTCCCAGGCGGCCTCCCGCGGACGGAGAACTTCACGGAGGATAACATCtactccccgtcagcagccgaacaagaagaagcggccctgacggggaCAGCCCTGGCTGGACCAGGACATCGGGCGCAGCTCCAGCCACACCACCGCTGTCGAGCCACACTGGGACAATCCTGCCTCGTCCCACCATCTTCATTCTCACAAAAAGAGCTTCCTTCCTCCCTGGGCGTTTTCAGCATGCAGCAGCCTCTACCCGACATTGCGTCATGCCGATGCctcagccttcagcactctctaCTCGACGGTGCGTCATGCAGTGAAGACTTAAGCCATGCTGCCAGCCACAGAACCTCCCCCAACGGGGACGATGTTGCAGATCTTCCCACTAGTTCCTCTGTCACGGTATCTGGAGGCCTGGTTACAGCTCCCCAACCCGTCGCAGTGGCTAgtgaggacgatccgtctcggctacacgcTCCAGTTCGTCAGgcacccgcccaagtttcggggcattctaTTCACCTCAGTGAGAGGCCAGAATGCTCCCATACTTCGGGCTGAGGTCGAGCCCGTCCCTCTGGCCGAGATGTCTTCGGGGCTTCGGGGTGACTACTTCATCGTCAACAAGAAAagtggggggctgcgccccatccaGGATCTGCGCACTCTGAACAAGACCCTTCACAGGCTCCCGTTCAGAATGTtgacgcagaagcacatcctgacgTCCATCCGATATCAGGATTGGTttgtggcaatcgacctgaaggacacgtactttcatgtctcgaacTGCATTGAAGAGGTTCTTTCCTCTCATCCAGGCCAAGCACGTGCTGCTCCGCATGGACAGCATGGCTGCCATAGCGTATGTCAACCACCAGGGGTGCATTCGCTCATGGCAGATGTcgcaactcgcccgacgcctcctcctctggagtcagcagctgGTGGAATCCCTGCGCGCCACTCATATCCCGGGCGACCTCATCCAGACAGCCGACACGctgacttggttctcagagctgacgcttctgacgacaactcccccctggccgattcacctgatgaaggaccttatttctcaggggaagggcgcGGTCTGGCACCCGAGatcagacctctggaacctccacgtctggctTCTGGaagggatgaggagatcctgagtgacctgccTCCCGCAGTCGTGAGTACGATCACTCAGGCAAGAGCCTCAGCCACTAGGcaactgtacgcctacaagtggcgcctcttctcgtcttggtgtTCTTCCAGCAGGGAAGACCCACAGAGCTGTGCGATCAGTGTCGAGCTGTCCTTCCTTCAAGAAAGGTAAGTCTCTCGGTCAGCACGACCTTGTCATCAGATTCCTGAGGGGAGCGAGGAGGATGAATCCTCCCCaaccacgctccgtaccctcttgggaccttgatgtggtccttGTGGGCCTcggccacaacgcttcgccgtgTGGCAAgaatgcctctcaggttcctcagcccaaaaggtgaatgaatgggcacgccatcttcctttttatacccgtatgtacggggtggagactggcatgccacgCCATTCAccaacttcattggcctttaaaaagtacaatcagagatgataggttctcaagatcaaaccccattctgtcggttcgacacaacgtctctttatctccatcagggaactgaggttacatacgtaaccaagacgttggTCAAGCTcccacatttttattatttaactgcAAGCAGACACTGTACGCACAAACCACAAAAGATGTCCACTCTGTCATGGACAAATTCTAAGTATAGAATAAATCAAAACTTCTGCTGATACCAATATtgccaaacattttttaaatcatcctctcattgacattgacatttatgcatttggcagacgcttttatccaaagcgacttaccttgcattatactatacagcGCCATGCTCAAACCAccgagctacaggaaagctgatgTATAGCATCTACAGTTATATTATGTGTTATAACGGttgtattatatgatatttgttGGTGACAGGGTGGACAATGACAGGGTGGACATTTTTTGTCTAAAGATAGCATTTAATGAACACATGGTGTACCTGCAGTTAGCAACGTGATTCACATTTGAAGCTGACTGTGactgtttaaaatatatattttgtatttctaaaaagtttttatattaattaatatgtCACTATGACAGGGTGGACATGTTAAGCTTGACAACATCCAACTACAAACACAATATGATGAAAATTGGGAAATATAAGTGTAGATATTTACTGGGTGTGCACCAGATGTATTAACCTCCACTGGGGAAAGCCAAAATGGGGGAAGGGATGTCACTGAGTAAATCAGTCGGTTTCGTAAGGGGAATTCACCCAATAATGACAGGGTTGACAGCATTTTCAGGGACATGTTTTATCAAATAACTTGTTGAGGACAATAAGAATATTCAACACATATTTTCAATAATTTATTCCCTTATTACACTCAATGAAGTTAGCTGAGCAGTGTGTGGGACATGCCAAAATCACATACATTGAATCAAAGAAGATGGTataaagtgagaaaaaaaacatttcaagatTCTTCTTATTGCAGTTGTATGTGAGTAAATATTTGGccatttataataaaacctcaaaatgtcattattttgcaatattttCATGATGGCACCAAAGGTACATTAAAGTGATATTGACCCCCAACATTTTTTAGCGTGTATATACATGACTATGTGACAGTATTGCATTATTTGTTtagtaaaacagaaataataaactTTATAGAAACCAATCGAGTGAAGACACCCAAGGGCTAAATGGGCTGTGACaaagtgtttaaaaacagtGAACTGTGAAGGAAAATGATGTTAATTATGTTACATTTGCAGACAGTTGAAATTGAGGCAGCAAATAAAGATTTGAATCAGAGTTTTATCTTGCAAAGTATTGTGACAGTTTGGCCTAAAAATAACCCTGTGACATTTACTTGCTGTGAACATGGCCAAACTAGAGAAATCAATAATGCATCATCAATAATGTTTGTACCCTTACAGGACATAAGTGCCCATAGTGAACTGATCACCTTTCAAAACATCCCACACATCCACAATGAACCGATCAACAGAATCATGTATGAGCACCATGGTGAGCTCATtattacatcatctgaaagcacAGGCAACTCTGTGGTAATCATTGATGTCCATCAGAAGAGACAGAAATACACTTGGAGAATTAAAAAGGTATGCTTTGTAACTGAAAAAAATGGCATTGTGaacgaaaaatgaaaaagaaaaacatttattgaagTTGCAATACAGATGCATAAATGGAcagacagatatatatatatgcatatatttatTTCGAAGCTC
This genomic window from Triplophysa rosa linkage group LG18, Trosa_1v2, whole genome shotgun sequence contains:
- the LOC130568789 gene encoding uncharacterized protein LOC130568789, with protein sequence MEGLQRGNTQHHSLMDTSCSGRVGWETLCNYMLQNYKQSGDSLQAGINVPISQPLIRHCTYNKREPIIRILAVDRSPPMRYISISKGGTLAVWNSSLNITKQLRMCAEPSDKTELGRCCITDGIYMANVHKIAVATMSRGIHFFDVATTNCFEQFHLFEVCYCTYIMALLTPCFLGLNHFATALSYWYDKEDPGEKCVLMWGDESGSVNLFWFLQPSKGLFETKFTKQTASVPIFMPACLVAVTSDVAGSDVAGFLVPGYLPVPFIPEVQEELTKTWHTPFLARTSYTAAGQAASELHAMAILHVHQTKALNRLDEGKHDSAVMQELRTATDLALQETKVTVQVLVFDGEEADGGHQAHPTLPRPGPQQGVEVPDAVCFPAVLLLRSSCPGSSAPFPGGLPRTENFTEDNIYSPSAAEQEEAALTGTALAGPGHRAQLQPHHRCRATLGQSCLVPPSSFSQKELPSSLGVFSMQQPLPDIASCRCLSLQHSLLDVPLSRYLEAWLQLPNPSQWLVRTIRLGYTLQFVRHPPKFRGILFTSVRGQNAPILRAEVEPVPLAEMSSGLRGDYFIVNKKSGGLRPIQDLRTLNKTLHRLPFRMLTQKHILTSIRYQDWFVAIDLKDTYFHVSNCIEEVLSSHPGQARAAPHGQHGCHSVCQPPGVHSLMADVATRPTPPPLESAAGEGRGLAPEIRPLEPPRLASGRDEEILSDLPPAVVSTITQGRPTELCDQCRAVLPSRKDISAHSELITFQNIPHIHNEPINRIMYEHHGELIITSSESTGNSVVIIDVHQKRQKYTWRIKKGVKCFDFSSSHSLLVTAGVDPAVRMWNRYVTSQPIAVLRSHKTNVVDVVIHQAMSKIFSYAKDSVLNIWDIPSQQCVKTIELKFPHFQAGGVLEHGTFPLLLSLTADPALLVTCREYLAMLRLHKTESKGKLYTCALYSPHLKQVITACADSSLAVWDVKTGLKKMEIRNAHGMEKISCITLDRSQRRLISAATNGTIKVWNALNGHNLHKLEAVSNTEVTGIICHHDNQLIATGWSRLIAQYNIAFSNDTHVKADLSWKPGCQHSEDILAMDHCPSLGILATGSYDGEIIIWNMSLQRSITRLQRSPQDKMGPQQRLYPPVHRLLFLQRRAQKNVSKNSAVLLSSQAGSVCWWSIYGPKHKHGQFYVPGESNKSVMGLSSDQENGLLVTGDTTGSIKVWDISQYALSAGDECATELPPLLHSWRGHEGALVSSEILAHGSRIFVLTVSVDCRACLWTIDGGYVGCFGQEEKWDISNPDTYQISRIIV